The stretch of DNA ATGGCTTCCTCACGAGAATCGGATCCTGGATTAGACGTCCCTGCTTATGCTCTTCATGGTTTCAGGGGAGGATCGCCAGGTGCCGGTGTACGCGTCGGGCATCCAGGTGAGCCTTGACTCTCCTCATCTTCTTGTTCCGGTGTTGGTGGATTACTTTACTTGTGTTTTGAAGATGATCACCAAGATTCCTGTAAAATTGATTGACAAGTTATGCTGAAATTATTTGGGATTTTTGGGTGGTGCCAATAATTCATACGATACAGTTGTTTCGGGGGGGAAGTCATAACATACAGTAACATGAACTGCCTAGGCTGAAAGCCTGAAGCAACATGTAATATTCTGAACTTGTCACTCTGAATATATCCAGGTACTCGAAAAGCTTCAAGAGAAATGGGAATCCACCCAGCGACGGTACCCAGCAATGTACTCCAGTGTCGTTGGTGGCATCATCCTTGATCCATCCATGATGGTGATCCCCATCGACGACCACATGGTCCACCGAGGCCATGGCGTCTTCGACACCGCCACCATATTTGATGGGTTCAGTATCGTCACCCTCACAGTTTTCTTTCCTACTTCTGGCTCTGACGATACGGTGGTATAGGGCAGCGTGTACACTGTCTGAAACTCTGAATATTTGTGATGTTGGCTCTCTGAGCAGATGCTTGTACGAGCTGGATTCACACCTGGACCGGCTGCTAGCATCTGCATCCAAAGCAAAGATAGACCCACCATTCCCGCGCGAGACGATGCGAGGAATTCTGATCCAGATGACCGCAGCCTCCGGATGCAAGGACGGCTCGATCAAGTACTGGCTGAGCGCCGGCCCCGGCGACTTCCTGCTTTCCCCGACGGGCTGCACGGGACCCGCGTTCTacgccgtcgccatcgccgcctccgccgcaacTCGCCGCTCTCAGCAGAACGATGGCGTCAGGGCGATCACCACCACCGTGCCGATGAAGCACCCGTTCTTCGCGGGGATCAAGAGCGTCAACTACCTCCCGAACGCGCTGGCGCtggtggaggcggaggcgcggggcgcGTACGCGCCGGTCTGGGTCGACGAGGACGGGTGCGTCGCGGAGGGGCCCACGATGAACGTCGCGTTCGTGACGGCGGACGGGGACCTGGTGCTGCCGGCGTTCGAGAAGGTCCTCAGTGGGTGCACGGCCAAGCGGCTGCTCGCGCTTGCGCCGAGGCTGGTCGAGGCCGGGCTTCTCAGGAGTGCCGGAGACGCGAGGATCTCTGCCGACGAGGCCAGGCGGTGCGCCGAGATGATGTTCGTCGGGAGCGGGCTGCCGGTGCTGCCGGTCGTCGAGTGGGACGGCCAGCAAGTTGGGGATGGTAATTTTTTTGCAGTTCAGAATTACAGTGTCTGCTAGAATGAAATTGCAGCCCGATATTGGTAGATCAAAGATGCGATTCGAGatgaatttttttttttgtttcatgATGCAGGGCGAGTTGGGAAGGTCAGTCTTGCCCTGTCTGAATTGCTCCGGGATGACATGAAGTCTGGTCCAGATAGGATTCCCGTTCCTTACAGTTAACGAGAGACTAGGATTGCTCTGCACCAAAGAAAGAACAGACATCAGGGATCGATGCTAATTTTGTGCTTTAACAAGTACAAACAAGGCTGTTCTATACTTTTACTTTCGAGGTCCCTGATTTCTTGAAGGACAAAAAGGGCACTCTTTTTTACACTCTGGAACTGAATGAGGTTGATGCTTCTGCAGAAGAGCAGAGCAGTCAGAACAGTTGTTGTTTTCTTAATCTGTAAATTGATCTCTGTTTCTCTCGTCCACAACTCCACatccaaaacaaaaaaaaaaagactccTGAAAAATTTGTAGCTGAGGACTAATTAGGCGACATGATAAAGTTTCAGAACATCTGCAGTCGACATGAATATTCGTCACCCTATGCTCGATTTCTTCCCCT from Panicum hallii strain FIL2 chromosome 3, PHallii_v3.1, whole genome shotgun sequence encodes:
- the LOC112886298 gene encoding D-amino-acid transaminase, chloroplastic-like codes for the protein MQGEDRQVPVYASGIQVLEKLQEKWESTQRRYPAMYSSVVGGIILDPSMMVIPIDDHMVHRGHGVFDTATIFDGCLYELDSHLDRLLASASKAKIDPPFPRETMRGILIQMTAASGCKDGSIKYWLSAGPGDFLLSPTGCTGPAFYAVAIAASAATRRSQQNDGVRAITTTVPMKHPFFAGIKSVNYLPNALALVEAEARGAYAPVWVDEDGCVAEGPTMNVAFVTADGDLVLPAFEKVLSGCTAKRLLALAPRLVEAGLLRSAGDARISADEARRCAEMMFVGSGLPVLPVVEWDGQQVGDGRVGKVSLALSELLRDDMKSGPDRIPVPYS